A stretch of DNA from Alicyclobacillus acidocaldarius subsp. acidocaldarius Tc-4-1:
CGTAGCGCGCCTTGGCGATCCGCCAGGCGACATCTGGCGAGAACCAGACGGCCAATTCCGCCTCGAAGCCTACCTCCGAGGAAAGAAAGCGCACCAGTTCGCCGGTCAGCCCAGGTCCGATACGTTTTGCAGCCTCCTGCAGTGTCCGCCACACGGAAAACCGGTCGGCTTCTCCGCGCGCGGAGTAGCCTAGCCACAGGCGCGCTTGTCCGTATCCCGCCTCGGCTAGCGTGCCGACCGGCGCTTCCGCATCGACAACCAGCGCGCGCCGCGCGCGGGAGGAAATCCGCCGAGACGCCCGAACGCCGGCGCTTCCCAACTCCTCACCGACCGAAAATAAGATCTCGATGGGCGGATGCCGCCTGCCGTCCTGCACGACTCGCGCCAACCCCGCCATCACCGCGGCCACGCCCGCTTTGTCGTCCGCGCCGAGCGGCACGTCGTTCCCGCTCTCGATCCATCCGTCGGCTCGCCGCCGCACATCGGGTACCCCGGCCCAACGGGTGTCCAAATGCGCGCACACCAAAACCGGACTAAGCGTCGAATCGCCCGGCGCACGTGCCCAAAGATTGGCGGAGACGGTGTCACCGACGGCGACAGGCTCCCAGTCGACGGACAGGCCAAGGTCCTCCAGCCAAGCGGCGCAAAAGCGCGCCGCGCGTTGCTCGCCCCCCGACGGACTGTCGATGTGCAAAAGTTCCAGAAACAAAGCGAGGGCCGACTGCTCGTCGGCCGCACGCGATCCCGCCCTCACGCGGGTGCCTCCGTCATCACGATCTCGCAGGCAAACACCTCCGAGAAGTGGTTGCGGAGGCGACCTTCCCACGCTTTCATGTCCTGAGGCTCACCCAAGACCGCAGCCACGCTCGTCACACCCCGGTCGCGGATGCCACACGGGACGATGACGTCGAAGTCCTGGAGATGCGTGTTCACGTTCAGGGCGATGCCGTGATACGTGACAAATTCACCTGACGGGCGCTTTTTCACCCGCGCACCCACCGCGCAGATCTTATCATCGCCCACCCACACACCGGGCAAATCATCGATGCGACGGCCCTCAATGCCGACTTCCGCGAGCGCGCGAATGACGACCTCTTCCAGGTTGCGCACAAATCGAGCCACGTCATTCCCCCATGGGGCTAGATGAAGCACCGGGTACAGCACCCACTGGCCCGGGCCATGGTAGGTGACGTCGCCGCCGCGATCGACCATGCGCACCTCAAACCCCCTGCGGGTGAGAACCTCGACCGGAAGGAGGATGTTGGCGTCGGACCCGTTGCGGCCGATGGTGATAGTGCGCGGGTGCTCGAGCGCGAACACGGTCTGCGTATCGTCTTCGAGGTTCAAGAGCTTGAGCGCCTGACTCACCTGCATGTCCAGTGCGTCGTCATACGGCACGACGCCTAGCGAACGCCAAACGAGCGACGTGGCCAACGAACTCACTCCCCACTCTCAGCGGGCTTCTCTGCTTGGCGCCAAGGCACCTGATCTTTCGCATGATACGAACTGCGAACCATGGGCCCGGACTCCACATGCTTGAAGCCGCGCTTCAATCCTTCTCCGCGCAAGCGCAGGAATTCGGTGGGTGTATAATAGCGCACCACCGGCAGGTGTTTGGCCGTCGGCTGGAGATACTGGCCGATGGTCAGGATGTCGACGTCGACCGAACGCAAATCGTCCATCGTCTCGTAAATCTCCTCAAACGTCTCGCCAAGCCCCACCATGATGCTCGACTTCGTGGGAATATCCGGCGCTATCTCCTTCGAACGCCGGAGCAACTCGAGCGTCCGATCGTACTTCGCTCGTGAGCGCACCGAGTCCGACAACCGGCGCACGGTCTCGATGTTGTGATTCAGCACATCGGGATGTGCGTCGAGCACGGTCGTGAGAGCGTCCCAGTTGCCGTCGAAGTCGGGGATGAGAACCTCCACGCTGCAGGTCGGGACTTTCCGCCGCACCGCCCGAATCGTCTCCGCAAAGACAGAAGCTCCCCCATCGGCGAGATCGTCGCGGGCCACACTGGTGATGACCACGTGTTCCAGCCCCATTGCGACCACCGCATCCGCTACGCGCTCCGGTTCGCGCAAGTCGAGCTCATTGGGACGGCCGGTGTGCACCGCGCAGAACCGGCAGGCGCGCGTGCAGATGTCGCCGAGGATCATGAACGTGGCCGTGCGCATTTCCCAGCATTCGAACAGGTTCGGGCAATGCGCCTCTTCGCACACGGTGTGGAGCGACTGCGTGCGCATGATGGCTTTGAGCTGCTTATAATTGTCACCCGTTTTCGCGCGAATCTTGAGCCATTCCGGGCGAGCCGTCGTGGTGCCCGTGTCGATCACGCGAACGCTGGCCTCTGGCTTCCCCATCGATCATCATCCCTGTTCACAAGGTCACTTGCCGACATCTATTGTAACGCTCAACCGCTGCCGGAACCACCGTGCTCGTTCCGCTCGTACCGACCGCTCGCTCCGCCGTCCTTGAACACCAGGCGCACGTCCGAGATGGTCATGCCGCGATCCGCCTTCTTGCACATGTCGTACACCGTGAGCGCGGCGACAGATGCGGCCGTGAGCGCCTCCATCTCCACGCCGGTCTGGTGAGCAGTGCGAACCTCTGCGCGCACCCGAAATACCGCCTCCTCCGCTTGAAGCGCATGTTCCTCAATGCGGACGGATACATGATGCAGCGGCACCGGATGGCAGAGCGGAATGAGATCACTCGTGCGCTTTGCCGCCATGATGCCGGCGACCTCGGCTACCTTCATCACGTCGCCTTTGGCAACCGCGTGATGTACAATAGCATCGCGCGTCGCCCGTGACATGCGGATGTGCGCTTCAGCCACGGCCACGCGGGTCGTGATGGGTTTTCACTGACGTCCACCATATGCGGCCGGCCGTCTGACGAAAAGTGGTGAAACACGTCCTGAGCATTCACGTCCATCGCTCCTTATTCGATTCGAACTGACTGGGGTGAATCCTACATGCGCGTCGACATTCGCCTATTCGCCAATGTAAAGGAGTTGGCCGGACAAGACAAACTTGAGCTGGACGTGCCAGACGATGCGACAGTCTCCGATGTTCTGCGCGCCTTGAGGCAAGCCTATCCAGCGCTTCACGATGCGCTCGACCACGTGATGGTCGCTGTCAATTTGGAATTGGCCGATCCGTCGCGTCACGTCCGCCCGACCGACGAGATTGCGCTCATCCCGCCTGTCGGCGGTGGAGAAAGCGAGCATGCGTACGCGCGCCTCACGCGAGAACCCCTCGATGTGAAGAAAGCGGAGGCGCTGTTGTCCGATGCCCGGCACGGAGGTTGCGTGCTGTTCCTCGGGACCGTACGCGGGTGGACAGGCCCTCGGCAAACGGAGCGCATCGAGTACGAGGCGTACGAGGCGATGGTCCAGGTCCAGTTGGAGCAGTTAGTGAGCGAAATCGAGCGGGATTTTGCGGGCGTCAAGGCGCTCGTGTGGCATCGAATCGGCACGCTGTACCCAGAGGATGTCGCGGTCATCTGCGGTGCGGCGCACCCGCATCGCAAGTCGGCCTTTGAGGCCTGTCAGGCGCTCATCGACCGACTCAAAGCTCGGGTGGCCATCTGGAAGAAGGAGTTTTTCGCGGACGGATCGGCCGAATGGCGGCCGAATCCGTAGCGCATGAGCTTTACATAATAGCTGCGCTCCCGTCATAGAGATGAGCCAGAGGCTCAATGGACGAGGAGCGTGCTACGTGTGAACCGCAGCAAACTTTCCCGCCTCATCGCCGAACGGATTTCCGCTATTTCCGCGCTCTTCCTCCTTGCGGCTGGCTTTGTGATCTCGCTGGCATCCGCGGTTGGACAACCCTTCACCGACCGCTTGGCGGAATCGGAAGTCCAAGCACTTGCTTCCATCGAAGTGAACGCCCTCTTCGGAAACGACGGGCCTCCGGCCAACGAACATGGCAAGGCCACCCCGTTTCGCGCCGTGGCCGAGCGCCTGCAGTCGCTGTTCGTCAATCCAGTCGCTATCCTTCGTCACATGCTCCCCCAGGTCGCACCGAGCGACCCAGGCGGGGGACTGCAGACGTCGCTGCTCAACTCCATTGCGGCCATGGCCCAAAGCCGCCACACGCTCGTCATCGGCTGGCTGCCTTCGACGAATCCGACGACCTGCGTCCGGTGGATCCAGGACAATCCCGGCGTCAACGTCGTCAGCCCAACCTGGTTTCACCTCGCCGACGCATCGGGAAACCTGTCCGGAAGCGCGCTGCCGACGGTTGTGCAATACGCGCAAGAGCGCCACATTCAAGTATGGGCGCTTGTGGACAATCAGTTTTCAGCAACCCTCACGCACGAAGTTTTGGCCAATCCTCGCGCGGTGACCAACCTGATTGACGAAATCGCCTACCAGGCGAGTGCGTACCACTTGAATGGCGTCAACCTCGACTTTGAGAACGTGGCCGCAGCTGACCGCAATCGCTTCACAGACTTTGTAGGCAAGCTCCACGCGCGACTGCACTCGCTTGGCATCGATCTGTCGCTCGATCTCACGCCGGACATTGTACAACTCGACGACTCCGAAGCCTTCTTTCACGCCGCGCTCGCGGACGAAGTGGATCAGGTGGTGCTCATGGCGTATGACGAGCACTGGGCCACCGACCCGGATCCAGGGCCTGTGGCCGACCTCCCGTGGGTCGAGCGCAGTGTCAACGATCTCTTGGACACCGGGGTGCCTGCCAACAAGCTGGTGCTTGGCATTCCGCTTTACACGCGGTTCTGGTACGTGAACACGGACGGGAGCGTTCAGAGCAATGCGGTCAGCGCCGGAGCGGTGCAATCCATTCTGAATGAATACCGGCTGCCGCTTGGGACGTGGAACGATTCCCTCGGTCTGATGTTTACCCAATATCCTACGAAGACGGGTTACGCAGAGGTCTGGTATCCCACGTCTCAGACGTACGACGACTGGCTTCAACTCGTAAGCGACGACGGTCTGGCGGGCGTTGCCGTGTGGTCGCTGGCGTGGTCCGACGCAACCTCCTGGGCGTCCACCGTGCACGCACTCCACCTGAACGCTTCACCTTGAAACGGGGATGATGACGTGGATCGGACATTGGTCTGGGTCGCTGTCGCGACTGGATTCGGTTACGCACTGGCGTGTATGCAGGAACCGGCCGACGCCCTAGAAGCGGCGCGCTCGTCCCTCGGGATGCTTGCGCAGTCGCTGCCGTGGATCATCGTCTCCATGTTTCTCGCCGGGCTCGTCAGCCAGTGGCTCGAACCCGAACTGGTGGCACGATGGCTGGGGCGTGAAGCGGGAATCGTGGGGATTGTGTTCGGTGCCGCGCTGGGGATGCTCGGAACCGGATCCCGCTTTGCGGTGTATCCTCTTGCCGTGAGCCTGCTCGCTGCCGACGCCTCGCCAGGCGCAGTCGTAGCGTTTACCACATCGTGGCAACTGACCTCCCTCGCGCGCCTCCCCGCCGAGTTCCCCTTCTTTGGTATACCGTTTACGCTGGCCCGGTTTGTCATCTCACTCCTCATCTCGGTGGCGGGCGGCGTGCTCTTCGAATGGCTATGGAAGGCCTGGAGTCATTTCCAATGACCGCGTCACTGAACAGGGGAATCCACGCCACCTTCGACGTAGTGACCCTGTTGCCACACGACCTTTTCGATCGTGGCTTGGCCAACATCGGTTTTCGCGAGCAGGTAGAATCCATCGGGAAGCCTATACGACCCAACGTTCCACGCCGCAAACCACGTCTGGTTTTTCCGGATGGGCACGGACGCGATGCGCTGGAGATGCGCGTTCGACTTGAGCGTGTAGTCGCCGTGATACGCCGTGACGATGGCGGCGGGAGCGTAGTACAGATCCACCCGGTGACCGTTCCAGCCGTGATCGTCCGACCAGATGTTCAGGGTGGACCCGTGGCTCAAGACTTCGAAGTGTGGGTTTCGCATTTGATAATGCGCCAGCTCGACGGTCGTAGGCGCGTCGGCGATAGAAGGCGGAAGCGACTGACCCACGAGCGCCGAAGGATGCACCTCAAATTCGCGCCCACACCCGGCGACGGCGCCTGTCAGCGAAAGGACTGCGAGAAGTGAGACCGCGGACAACGCGCGACGAGATGGCATGCGAGACTCCCTCCGAGGACTGCAGGCTGATGAGGATAGTTTAGGCCCACTGCGCCTCGGGTATGCGCTCGCCCGCCCGAGCTTATTGCGATAAAGTGGAGCCATGGATCTGAAAATCGTTCGCAACCATAGGGGTCAAATCGCCGCA
This window harbors:
- a CDS encoding M20/M25/M40 family metallo-hydrolase, which translates into the protein MRAGSRAADEQSALALFLELLHIDSPSGGEQRAARFCAAWLEDLGLSVDWEPVAVGDTVSANLWARAPGDSTLSPVLVCAHLDTRWAGVPDVRRRADGWIESGNDVPLGADDKAGVAAVMAGLARVVQDGRRHPPIEILFSVGEELGSAGVRASRRISSRARRALVVDAEAPVGTLAEAGYGQARLWLGYSARGEADRFSVWRTLQEAAKRIGPGLTGELVRFLSSEVGFEAELAVWFSPDVAWRIAKARYDSWLAELERSTAPREVRSDLLYPAYDVRSSPWLHDVRRRMEREATPILCARMRDGCDANWLASMGLLPVNVGVGYERAHTRAERIHETSLARLTRLLMAALSEP
- the lipB gene encoding lipoyl(octanoyl) transferase LipB, whose product is MATSLVWRSLGVVPYDDALDMQVSQALKLLNLEDDTQTVFALEHPRTITIGRNGSDANILLPVEVLTRRGFEVRMVDRGGDVTYHGPGQWVLYPVLHLAPWGNDVARFVRNLEEVVIRALAEVGIEGRRIDDLPGVWVGDDKICAVGARVKKRPSGEFVTYHGIALNVNTHLQDFDVIVPCGIRDRGVTSVAAVLGEPQDMKAWEGRLRNHFSEVFACEIVMTEAPA
- the lipA gene encoding lipoyl synthase → MGKPEASVRVIDTGTTTARPEWLKIRAKTGDNYKQLKAIMRTQSLHTVCEEAHCPNLFECWEMRTATFMILGDICTRACRFCAVHTGRPNELDLREPERVADAVVAMGLEHVVITSVARDDLADGGASVFAETIRAVRRKVPTCSVEVLIPDFDGNWDALTTVLDAHPDVLNHNIETVRRLSDSVRSRAKYDRTLELLRRSKEIAPDIPTKSSIMVGLGETFEEIYETMDDLRSVDVDILTIGQYLQPTAKHLPVVRYYTPTEFLRLRGEGLKRGFKHVESGPMVRSSYHAKDQVPWRQAEKPAESGE
- the moaC gene encoding cyclic pyranopterin monophosphate synthase MoaC; protein product: MSRATRDAIVHHAVAKGDVMKVAEVAGIMAAKRTSDLIPLCHPVPLHHVSVRIEEHALQAEEAVFRVRAEVRTAHQTGVEMEALTAASVAALTVYDMCKKADRGMTISDVRLVFKDGGASGRYERNEHGGSGSG
- the moaD gene encoding molybdopterin converting factor subunit 1 → MRVDIRLFANVKELAGQDKLELDVPDDATVSDVLRALRQAYPALHDALDHVMVAVNLELADPSRHVRPTDEIALIPPVGGGESEHAYARLTREPLDVKKAEALLSDARHGGCVLFLGTVRGWTGPRQTERIEYEAYEAMVQVQLEQLVSEIERDFAGVKALVWHRIGTLYPEDVAVICGAAHPHRKSAFEACQALIDRLKARVAIWKKEFFADGSAEWRPNP
- a CDS encoding glycosyl hydrolase family 18 protein, whose amino-acid sequence is MNRSKLSRLIAERISAISALFLLAAGFVISLASAVGQPFTDRLAESEVQALASIEVNALFGNDGPPANEHGKATPFRAVAERLQSLFVNPVAILRHMLPQVAPSDPGGGLQTSLLNSIAAMAQSRHTLVIGWLPSTNPTTCVRWIQDNPGVNVVSPTWFHLADASGNLSGSALPTVVQYAQERHIQVWALVDNQFSATLTHEVLANPRAVTNLIDEIAYQASAYHLNGVNLDFENVAAADRNRFTDFVGKLHARLHSLGIDLSLDLTPDIVQLDDSEAFFHAALADEVDQVVLMAYDEHWATDPDPGPVADLPWVERSVNDLLDTGVPANKLVLGIPLYTRFWYVNTDGSVQSNAVSAGAVQSILNEYRLPLGTWNDSLGLMFTQYPTKTGYAEVWYPTSQTYDDWLQLVSDDGLAGVAVWSLAWSDATSWASTVHALHLNASP
- a CDS encoding permease yields the protein MDRTLVWVAVATGFGYALACMQEPADALEAARSSLGMLAQSLPWIIVSMFLAGLVSQWLEPELVARWLGREAGIVGIVFGAALGMLGTGSRFAVYPLAVSLLAADASPGAVVAFTTSWQLTSLARLPAEFPFFGIPFTLARFVISLLISVAGGVLFEWLWKAWSHFQ